A genomic stretch from Rhodomicrobium vannielii ATCC 17100 includes:
- a CDS encoding DUF5996 family protein, producing the protein MDSPSASTSRDWPDIPYPEWKDTAATLQLWMQIVGKVRLALTPWLNHSWQVPLYVTSRGLDTSPIPYGARTFDIAFDFQDHVLTIATSEGSRRELKLEPQTVADFQARLMETLGSLNIAVNIYEIPSEIPNAIPFRDDRIHRAYDRDAAHRFWRALVQVDRVFKLFRTGFIGKCSPVHFFWGSFDLAVTRFSGRRAPLHPGGVPGVSDDVTREAYSHEVSSAGFWPGGNGIDYPAFYSYAYPTPDDFKRQPVEPDAAFFSEALGEFLLPYDAVRTAAAPDSTLLVFLQSSYEAAATTARWDREALECPLGQPGVPRPLDGRRHWAA; encoded by the coding sequence ATGGATTCGCCCTCGGCATCGACGTCGCGCGACTGGCCCGACATTCCCTACCCCGAATGGAAGGACACCGCCGCCACGCTGCAACTGTGGATGCAGATCGTGGGCAAGGTGCGACTCGCGCTCACGCCTTGGCTGAACCATTCGTGGCAGGTGCCGCTTTACGTGACATCGCGCGGCCTCGACACCTCCCCGATTCCCTATGGCGCGCGAACCTTCGACATCGCCTTCGACTTTCAGGACCACGTCCTCACCATCGCGACGAGCGAGGGCAGCCGCCGCGAGCTGAAACTCGAACCGCAAACGGTCGCCGACTTTCAGGCGCGGCTGATGGAAACGCTGGGCAGCCTCAATATTGCGGTGAATATCTACGAGATCCCCTCCGAAATTCCGAACGCCATTCCCTTTCGCGACGACCGCATCCACCGCGCCTACGACCGCGACGCCGCGCACCGCTTCTGGCGCGCGCTTGTCCAGGTGGACCGCGTGTTCAAGCTTTTCCGCACCGGTTTCATCGGCAAGTGCAGCCCCGTGCATTTCTTCTGGGGCAGTTTCGACCTCGCGGTGACGCGCTTTTCCGGGCGACGCGCGCCGCTGCATCCGGGAGGCGTGCCGGGCGTCTCCGACGACGTGACGCGCGAAGCCTATTCGCACGAAGTGTCGAGTGCGGGCTTCTGGCCCGGCGGCAACGGAATCGATTACCCCGCCTTTTACTCGTACGCCTACCCGACGCCGGACGACTTCAAGCGCCAGCCGGTCGAGCCGGACGCGGCGTTTTTCAGCGAAGCGCTTGGCGAGTTTCTGCTCCCGTACGACGCTGTAAGGACAGCGGCTGCCCCGGATTCGACGCTTCTCGTCTTTCTGCAGAGCAGCTACGAAGCGGCGGCGACAACCGCCAGATGGGACCGCGAGGCGCTCGAATGTCCACTGGGGCAACCGGGAGTACCGCGTCCGCTCGATGGACGTCGCCACTGGGCAGCGTGA